A window of Actinomadura viridis genomic DNA:
CGCGCCGGACCGTCTTTGTTCACTGCACGTTCACGAATGTGTAGAGAATGTCACGTTCCCCCCGCTCACCGCTGGGACATTCGCACAGTCACCACCCCATTTTCGACCGCGCCACCCGCGTCCCCGGCGCCCTCCCCGGCACCCTCCCCGCAAGCGCCCGCCCGGCCCCGCCGCCGACGCCGCACCACCCACCGCGCCACCTCCACCACCACCGTCAGCGACACCGCCAGACCGATCCCCATCACCACACCCTTGACCGGATCGTCCTCGAACGCCGACCCGCCCACGAAACCCAGCAACCCCCCGTACAACGCCCACGTCACCGCCGCCACCAACGCGAACAGCGAGAACGACCGCAGCCGGTACCCGACCGCCCCCATCGTGAACGTCACCGCAGTACGCCCACCCGGCAGGTACCGCGCCACCACCAGGATCAGACCGCCCCGCTCCGCCAGCACCCCCCGCGCCCACACCAGCCCGCCGAGCCACCGAGACCCCGGCCTCAACCGCCCCACCAACCGGCCACCCGACCCACGTCCCAGCAGATACGACACGTGATCACCCACGAACGCCCCCACCGCGGCCACCACGATCACCAGCCACAACTCCGGCTCACCCGTCGCCGCGTACACCCCACCAGTGATCAACATGCTCTCGCTCGGCACCACCGGGAAGAACCCGTCGACCACCGCCACGACCAGCAACGCCACGTAGAACCACGGCGACGTCACCGCCGCATGCAACACATCCGCCAAAACGTCCATGCCACGACGCTAGAAAACGACCACCCCACCCGGCATCGCACGATCGGCCCCCACCACCCCTGACTTCCGACAGGGGCCACCCCGCCTCATGCGAACGAAGTACCACCGGATCCTCACCCCGGAGGACGACTCCCCACCCCCCGCCGCGCCATCCTGGAACCACCAGCACACACGGGGAGCGACCATGGAACCACAACCCGCGACGACACCCCTGCGCGCCTCCGACAGCGACCGCGACGCCACCATCGAACGACTCGGCGACGCCCTGGCCGAAGGCGCCCTCGACACCACCGAATACGACATCCGCCTCCAGCAGGCCACCACCGCCACCACCCTCGCCCAGCTGCACCCCCTCACCGCCGACCTGCCCGCCTCCCAGGCCACCCTCGCCAAAGAAGACGCCGCCCGCAAAGCAGCCCAGCACCACGCCGACAAACGCGCCTGGCTCAACGAATGGAGCTACTGGACCGGCGGCGCCGCCATCATGACCGCCATCTGGGCCGTCAACTCCCTACGCGAGGGGGAGTGGAGCTTCTATTGGCCCCTGGCCCCGCTCGGCATCTGGGCCGCGATCCTGGTGTCCTACGCCATCTGGCCCGAACGCGACCGCACCGACCACCCCACCCGCCACTGAACACCGCGCCCACCCGACCCACCGCAGCCCCGGAGCACAGCGCAGCCCCGGAGCACAGCGCCGAAACCGGTTCGCCACCACCGGCGCAGCCCCGCCATACTCATCCACTTGTGGGAACACTGCACATCTTCGACATGGACGGCACCCTCCTCACCGGAAGCACCGCCAACCTGGAAGTCGCCCGCCACCTGGGCACCCTCCCCGAACTCCACACCCTCGAAGCCCGCTTCTCCACCGGAGAACTCGACACCCGCGCCTTCTCCGCCGAGATCCACCGGCTCTGGAACGACCTCACCACCGAGATCGTCGCCGCCGCCTACGCCGCCGGTCCCTGGCTCAAAGGCATCCCCGACGTCTGCGCCGACATCCGCGCCCGCGGCGAACACTGCGCCGTCATCACCATGTCACCGGACTTCTTCGCCCACCACCTGCTCGACCTCGGCTTCGACCAGGTCATCGCCTCCCGCTTCCCCCCGCTGCCCTTCACCGCCCCACTCGACCCCGCCGGCATCCTCACCCCCGCCGACAAGGTCCGCATCACCGAAGAACTCCGAACCCGGCACGACCTCCCACGCCACCGCGTCCTCGCCTACGGCGACTCCATGTCCGACGCGCCCCTCTTCCGCCACCTGACCAACACCGTCGCCATCAACGCCGACCACCACCTCGCCGACATCGCCGCCCTCGACTACCGCGGCGACGACCTCACCGAGGCCTACCGGCTCGCCCGCACCCTCCTCTGACACCGGGCACCTCTGACACCGGGCACCTTCGGCGCCTGCGACACCGGGCACCGACCAGGCGCCGACCGGACACCCACCGCCCGGCCACGCCATGATGGACCTCCGACCTCACCCGGAGACGCCACATGCCCCCCACCACACCCCGGCCACCCGACGCGACCGCCACCGCCCCACGCGCCCCCTACCTGCCCTGGCTCGCCGTCACCGCCATCGCCTACGGCCTCACCCACCACATCGGCTTCGGACTGGCCTGGCTCGGCACCATCGGCGACACCCGCTGGGCCGACTGGGCCGACCTCATCACCCCCTACGCCGTCCTCCTGCCCGCCGCGGCCGCCCTCCGCGCCGGAAAAGCGTCCCCCCGCACCTGGATCCTCTACCTCGCCGGCGCCATCACCTATGTCGAAGGCCACGGGATCCACCTGGCCGCCAACTCCGTCGCCAACGTCGAACCCAGCGGCGTCGCCCACCTCTGGGACGAGTACATCGGCCACTACCTCTGGTACGGCGGCCTCACCCTCGTCATCACCGCCCTCGCCCTCACCCTGGCCCGCCGCCCCCCGGTCCACGGCCCCATCCCGGCCCTGTTGGCCCTCATCACCGGGATCACCTTCACCACCAACGCCCTGGAAGGCCAGACCGCCGCCGTCTCCATCGCCATCACCGCCGCGTTCACCGCCTGGGGCTGGACCACCCGCCACCACCTCGGCCGCCTGCTGATCATCGCCTTCGCCCCCGCACTGATCATGCTGATCGTGTACGGCATCTGGCACCGGGGCTTCCCCGAACCCACCGAACTCGGCTGGATCTGACCCCCCGCCCGGCCCGCTACTCCCGCCCCAGCAGCGGATGCACCCGCATCGCCGCCTCCAGCTCACCGGGCAGCTCGTCCCGGTAACGCCCCAGCGTCGACAGATCCGAGTGCCCCAGCACCCGCCGCACCGCGTCCATGTCCGTCGCCGCCGCCAGCAGATGCGTCGCCGTCGTATGCCGCAGACCGTGCGGCGTCACGCTCCGCCGCCGCTCCGGCTCCACCCGAGCCAGAACCCGGTCGATCACACCCTGCACATCGCCCCGCGCCAACCGGCGCCCACGCCATGACAGCAGCAACGCCTTCGGCTCGCGCCCCCGGTCCAGCACCGGCCGCCCATCGGCCAGGTACGCGTCCAGCACCACGGCGACCGCCCGGGGGAGAGGCACATCCCTGGTCCGCCCGCCCTTATCGAAGATCCGCCAGTACCGCGTCCCGTCGTTGACGAAGAAGTCCTCGGTGTTGGCCCGCGTCAGCTCCGACACCCGCGGCCCCACCGCCGCCAGCAGCAACACCACCAGCGCGTCCCGCAACTCCGTACGCTGATCGGCCCGCCGCCCCGGATCGGCCGGCGCCTCCACCAGCCCCCGCGCCGCCCCCAGCAACCCGTCGGCCTGCTCGACGGTCAGCGCCCGCCGCTCCGCCCGCAGCCCGCCCCGCTGCTTCGGCTTGAGCGTCACCGCCCGCATCGGATTGAGCTGCACCCACCCCGTGATCGCCGCGTACCGGAAGAACGCCGACAACGACCTGCGGAAACGCGACTGCGACGAGGGACTCTGCCGGGGCGCCGACGCCGGGCCCGCGGGGGAGGGGGACCTGCGCCGCCCGTCGGGTTTGGCGGCGAACTTCAGCAGCACCTCGTCCACGTCCGCCCCGCTCAGGTCGTCCAGCACCCGATCGGGACCGGCCAGCTCGGCGAAGGTGTGCACATCGCGCGTGTACACCTCGGCCGTACCGGGCGCCAACGCGCCGGTGGCCGTCTTGGCTCGGACCATCTGGGCATAACGATCGGCGGCCTCGCCGACGGTGAGGCGCTGGACATCGGTGGGACGCACCTGCGGGACGTTACCGGTCTCCTCTGACAGAAACCGCCGAACACGATCAGTGACTCTCCGTGATCACTGCCGCGCTTCGCATGAGGTGTGGGGGAGAGGGGCGATGAATTCGCGCTCACGGCGAAGTCA
This region includes:
- a CDS encoding tyrosine-type recombinase/integrase, translated to MRPTDVQRLTVGEAADRYAQMVRAKTATGALAPGTAEVYTRDVHTFAELAGPDRVLDDLSGADVDEVLLKFAAKPDGRRRSPSPAGPASAPRQSPSSQSRFRRSLSAFFRYAAITGWVQLNPMRAVTLKPKQRGGLRAERRALTVEQADGLLGAARGLVEAPADPGRRADQRTELRDALVVLLLAAVGPRVSELTRANTEDFFVNDGTRYWRIFDKGGRTRDVPLPRAVAVVLDAYLADGRPVLDRGREPKALLLSWRGRRLARGDVQGVIDRVLARVEPERRRSVTPHGLRHTTATHLLAAATDMDAVRRVLGHSDLSTLGRYRDELPGELEAAMRVHPLLGRE
- a CDS encoding DedA family protein produces the protein MDVLADVLHAAVTSPWFYVALLVVAVVDGFFPVVPSESMLITGGVYAATGEPELWLVIVVAAVGAFVGDHVSYLLGRGSGGRLVGRLRPGSRWLGGLVWARGVLAERGGLILVVARYLPGGRTAVTFTMGAVGYRLRSFSLFALVAAVTWALYGGLLGFVGGSAFEDDPVKGVVMGIGLAVSLTVVVEVARWVVRRRRRGRAGACGEGAGEGAGDAGGAVENGVVTVRMSQR
- a CDS encoding DUF1707 SHOCT-like domain-containing protein is translated as MEPQPATTPLRASDSDRDATIERLGDALAEGALDTTEYDIRLQQATTATTLAQLHPLTADLPASQATLAKEDAARKAAQHHADKRAWLNEWSYWTGGAAIMTAIWAVNSLREGEWSFYWPLAPLGIWAAILVSYAIWPERDRTDHPTRH
- a CDS encoding HAD family hydrolase; protein product: MGTLHIFDMDGTLLTGSTANLEVARHLGTLPELHTLEARFSTGELDTRAFSAEIHRLWNDLTTEIVAAAYAAGPWLKGIPDVCADIRARGEHCAVITMSPDFFAHHLLDLGFDQVIASRFPPLPFTAPLDPAGILTPADKVRITEELRTRHDLPRHRVLAYGDSMSDAPLFRHLTNTVAINADHHLADIAALDYRGDDLTEAYRLARTLL